The DNA segment AAACGAATTCTTGGGTTTTGCTCAGCGACAGGAACTTGAAAAGGCGGACTGACAAGCCTTGTGAATACATTACTAGAGTAATTGCCCTTTAAATTTGTCGCAGCACATTTTTGACCTGAATGAGCCGAGTTGGACCCGCTTGTGGGATGCCCGACCTCCCAGGTTCCATTGGTAACAGACCAATCCCCGATCCCGGTTTCCCAGTTTTCAGGGTTATTGAAAACGGGCTGGCCGGTTTTAATTTCGACCAGGTCGATGTACCAGCCGACGTCTTCATCACCACCATAAGGATAAGTGTCAGCCACATCCAGTTCAAAGGCAAACTGGACGGATTGCCCTGCATAATCAGATAAATCGAAAGCAGAATAGCTCCATGTAGTGCTGGAATTGCTAAAGTAATTGGGACTTAATTCAATCCAAACGGTATCTGCTACCGGTTTAATTTTCACCAAGCCATGATCTCTGAAATTGCCATCCTGATGAAAGCTGTGCCATTCCCAGAATGTGAACCGGGGAAACTGACCTGCAGAAGGAACATCAAACGCAGGGCTCACTGCCTGAGTAATCGTACTATTCGTATAATTACCAGCCAGATTAGTAGCCAGGCAATTTGACCCTTCATAAGCAGCCGTTGGACCACTGCTCGGTTCACCTACTTCCCAGGAGCCATTGGTAACCGACCAGTCCCCAATTCCGTTTTCCCAGTTTTCAGGATTATTGAAAACGGGCTGGCCGGTTTTAATTTCGACCAGGTCGATGTACCAGCCGACGTCTTCATCACCACCATAAGGATAAGTGTCAGCCACATCCAGTTCAAAGGCAAACTGGACGGATTGCCCTGCATAATCAGATAAATCGAAAGCAGAATAGCTCCATGTAGTGCTGGAATTGCTAAAGTAATTGGGACTTAATTCAATCCAAACGGTATCTGCTACCGGTTTAATTTTCACCAAGCCATGATCTCTGAAATTGCCATCCTGATGAAAGCTGTGCCATTCCCAGAATGTGAACCGGGGAAACTGACCTGCAGAAGGAACATCAAACGCAGGGCTCACTGCCTGAGTAATCGTACTATTCGTATAATTACCAGCCAGATTAGTAGCCAGGCAATTTGACCCTTCATAAGCAGCCGTTGGACCACTGCTCGGTTCACCTACTTCCCAGGAGCCATTGGTAACCGACCAGTCCCCAATTCCGTTTTCCCAGTTTTCAGGATTATTGAAAACGGGCTGGCCGGTTTTAATTTCGACCAGGTCGATGTACCAGCCGACGTCTTCATCACCACCATAAGGATAAGTGTCAGCCACATCCAGTTCAAAGGCAAACTGGACGGATTGCCCTGCATAATCAGATAAATCGAAAGCAGAATAGCTCCATGTAGTGCTGGAATTGCTAAAGTAATTGGGACTTAATTCAATCCAGTCATCACCTCCATTCAGAGTAATTTTCACAATGCCATGATCTCTGAAATTGCCATCCTGATGAAAGCTGTGCCATTCCCAGAATGTGAATCGTGGAAATTGGTCAGCGGGGGGAATCACAAAATTATTACTTGTAATTAATTTAGTCAAAGCTGCAGCAGGATAATTCCCAGCCAATACCGTTGCCGCACACTTTTGCCCTTCATAGGCTGAATTAGGACCACTTGTTGGAATACCAACTTCCCATGTACCATTATCAACATACCAGTTCTGAGTCCAATCCCCTTCAAAATCATCAGACCAAATAATGTCTTTGGTTTGCGAGAAGGCCGCCAATGAAATCATCATAGCAATCATTGTGAAAAGTGCAGATTTTTTCATATCAAAGAATTTAATATTTTTTAACTAAGGAATAGGACATCGTTATCAGTTGTTCTTATATCTCTTTTGCAGGCTTGTACCACAAATGGGATGAAATATTTAATTTTTAAAACCGCCTTCAACATATCTACCTTATAACCGCTGAAATTGTGGTTCTGAATATACCATAGTTTTTGGATAGGCAATGAGGTGTAATGTGTTAGATTAATTGCATAATATTCCAAATTCTTGTGACATTTTTTTGAACATCATTTGTCAATCGAACTTATGATAAATTCCTGACTATAAAGTTATAGTAAATAAATACAGAAGACAAATAAAAGAAAGTAAAATAAAAACCGACTGAAATGTTAGCCAAACTATATTTAGGTGGATGCTCTCCAGACGAACGGGCAGGGTAAACTGCATACGCCGGCCAAATTGACTTACTGCGCCGATTTAAATTGACCACCGTGTCATCTATACTATTATTAGAAAGAGATGGTTAATGTACTCCGGCATGAACTTGAAAAATCATCAACTCTGTCCACCATAAACAAACTCATAATATAATTAATGCGGATCAAAGCAATATTTTTCTCAAATTTGTAGGAAAATCATCCCATCCATGTTCAGGAACTCACTTTTAATATTTATCATGGTGCTGTTTTCAGGAGGCAGTACCATAGGCCAGGTACCTGATATCTGCCTGACGAAAGAAGAATACCGCCTGTATTCCATGATCAACGATTACCGGTCAAAGAAAGGCCTTGATATCATTCCGGTCTCTAAATCCCTTTGCTATGTGGCTAAAATCCATGCCCGGGACCTTTTTGTCAACCGTCCAGATACTTCATTCTGCAGCCTGAACAGTTGGTCGGACAAAGGACAATGGACGGCATGCTGCCATTCCAGGTATACCCCAAATCCTTCCTGTATTGTTAACAAGCCGGCAGAACTCACCAAATACACCGGAGAAGGTCATGAACTTAGTTATTGGGACAGTGAGCAGCTTCACCCCGATACGGTCTTTAATTTTTGGTTATCAATTGACCAGGCAAGGGAAGTATTGCTGAACCAGAAGAAATGGAGCTATTTTAACTGGAAAGCCTTGGGTGTCGGCCTCTATAAAGGATATGCCTGCGTTTGGGTGGGGGAAGTTGTCGATACCGAACCGGAACCTACACTTTGCGCCAGCGCACCGGGCTCTGATAACCTGGCATTACCTGTGAAAGAGTCACCGAAAGATGTGGTTTCAAGCCCCACAGGCAGGTACTGCATTATCTTTGGAAGCTTTAAAACTCCTCAGGACGCTTTAAAAATGGTTGCTAAATACAAGAATGACGGCTTTTACCAGGCGAAAGTCATAGTTAATAACGACACCTACCGCGTTTCCCTCTCCGATCATGCAACCCAGCAGGAAGCTCTAAATGCCAGAAAAATGATGGGGAATGAATTTAAGGAAGCATGGGTCACGAAATATTAGTGTTGAGGGTTAAGGGTTAAGTTTTAAGTTGGGGACTCTTTTAATGAATTCCCGAACTTAAACCTTAAAACTTCTTTCATCTTTCTGCCAATGTCTGCTGGTGAGTCTACCACGTGGATGCCACATTCGCGTAAAATTACTTTCTTGGCCTGGGCTGTATCTTCCTTTCCTCCGATGATGGCACCGGCGTGGCCCATAGTGCGGCCTTTGGGGGCTGTTGCGCCTGCGATAAAAGCCACGACAGGTTTGGTGCCGTTTTCTTTGAGCCAGTATGCCGCTTCAGCTTCCATCGTACCGCCGATCTCGCCGATCATGACAATGCCCTCGGTGGCCGGATCCTTGGTAAATAATCTGACGGCATCCAAGATAGTGGTCCCGATGATGGGGTCACCGCCGATACCAATGGCAGTAGATTGTCCTAAGCCGATTTTGGTAAGCTGGTCAACAGCCTCGTAGGTTAATGTCCCTGAACGGGAGACAATCCCGATGGGCCCGGGTGTATGGATGAAACCGGGCATGATACCCACCTTGGCTTCACCAGGTGTGATGATGCCGGGACAATTTGGCCCGACCAGCCTGGAATTTCGGCATTGGAGATAATCCTTGACCATGATCATGTCTTTCACCGGGATTCCTTCGGTGATGCAAACGATAACTTTAATGCCTGCATCAGCCGCTTCCATGATGGCGTCAGCAGCAAAGGATGGCGGCACGAAAATTACCGATACGTTGGCCCCTTCTTTTTCGGCCGCCTCGCTCACCGTGTCAAACACCGGTTTTTCGAGGTGGAAAGTGCCGCCCTTGCCGGGGGTCACCCCTCCTATTATATTCGTGCCATATTCAATCATCTGGCTGGCATGAAAAGTGCCTTCTTTGCCGGTGAAGCCTTGCACCAGGACGCGGGAATGCTTGTTGACCAAAACGCTCATGAGCTAGTTTAAAGTTTTGAGGTTTAAGGGTTAAGTTGGGGACTTGTTTGCCCCCTCCCTGTCTGGGGGTGGGGGTTGATGCAAAATTAGGAAAATATAGCATTCCTTGAAGAATTGCCTAATTTTGTTTGTTGAAGAAGATCACTATGATTTATCCCGTCCGCCAGGAAACCATTTGTGCTATCGCAACCCCGCCGGGGCAGGGCGCTATTGCCATTATCCGGCTGTCCGGGCCGGATGCGCTCAGGATTTGTGAAGATATTTTCTCACCAAAAAAGAAAGACACTAAAATCACCGAAGCAGCCACGCATACGATTCATTTCGGAACGATCGTGAAAGATCAGGAATTGCTTGATGAAGTGCTGGTCAGCGTATTCCGGGAGCCTCATTCCTACACCGGCGAAAATGCCGTAGAGATTTCCTGCCATGGGTCATCATACATACAGCAAAAGATCGTTGAGCTGCTGATCAGCAAAGGTTCCCGTCATGCAAAACCCGGGGAGTTCACGCTGCGTGCATTTCTGAGCGGCAAATTCGACCTTTCCCAGGCTGAAGCAGTAGCCGACCTGATCGCTGCCTCATCCCGCTCGGCGCATGACCTGGCTTTGCAACAAATGCGCGGCGGTTTTTCAAAAAAGATCAGCGAGCTGCGGGCCCGACTGCTAGACTTCGCTTCCCTGATAGAACTTGAGCTGGATTTCAGCCAGGAAGAAGTGGAATTCGCCGACCGTAAAGCACTGGTGAAACTCCTGAACGAGATAAAGGAAGAAATTACCCGCCTGGTTTCATCGTTCTCTTATGGAAATGTTTTAAAAAGCGGGATACCTGTGGCCATTATCGGCAAACCGAACGTTGGCAAATCCACGCTTCTCAATGCCATCCTGAATGAAGAGCGGGCCATCGTTTCCGAAATTCCCGGCACTACGCGCGACACCATCGAGGATACCATCGTCATCCACAACTATGGCTTTCGATTTATCGACACAGCCGGACTGCGCCATTCCGTCGATCAGATCGAATCGCAGGGGATTGAACGAACCTATGAGAAGATCAGCCAGGCGAAGATTGTCCTTTACGTGTTTGATGTGTGCCAGACTGCTTGCACAGATATCAGGGAAGAACTGGAGAGCATGGGGGCATGGGGGCATGGGGGCTTGGAAGCGGGGAAGAGGGAAAGAGGGGAAGGCGAATTTCCTGCGAACTGGGAACTGGGAACTGCGAACCGAAAGAAGTTCATCCTGGTAGGCAATAAAGCTGATTTGCTGGAGGAGACGCCGATAGGCTTAAAGGAATTCCTGGAGATGGAATGTATTTTCATATCGGCGAAGAGGAAGGAAAATATAAACATGATCCTGGAACGACTGGTGGAAGTGGTTAGTGAAATGGAGGTCAAGGATAATGCTGTCGTCTCAAATGTCCGGCATTACGAAGCTTTGAATAGCGCGCTGAAATCGGTTGAAGCAGTATTGGAAGGCCTTTCGGGCGGTCTTTCCAGCGACCTGGTAACGGTGGACTTGCGCACGGCGCTTTATCACCTCGGCGAGATCACGGGAGAAATAACCACTGATGAAATCCTGGGGAATATTTTCGGGAAGTTCTGCATCGGAAAGTAAATGAGACTTGTGTCTCACAAGCCACAAGGCCATCCTATAGCTCCAGTAACTTAATCCGTTTATCTAACAAAACTTTGTACTTTTCTTTAAACTCCTTCGTAAGAAAACAAGCATCCAGCAGCGAATACCATTTCTCTTTGGCATGGCTCAATGCCTGCAAACTACTTTCAATGACTTTGCCGGTAAGTCCGCATCGTTCTTTTCCAAAATAATCGACCAGGTCCTTCCGGGTGAGATTCCTTTTTTTCCCGGCAAGGCTGAGTGCAATTTCTTCAGTGCCACCCTTTAATACTATTGTGGTATTCAGGAGGTCATATGCAGGTGACAGTTCTGTTTTATCTCCCATCCTGATGACGGAATAATTTTTCAAATGCATGTCTTCGTTACCGACCAGGAAGTTAAACAGAACCAACCGGAAAAGTTTTGCCATTTCGATCAATGGAAAGGTACAGTACATATCCAGGAGCAATACCAGTTTCTCCATGGAAGAATTGTACTTCGTATCCCTTGTCAGTGAGGCAAGTTGCGCAAGATCCTCCACAGGAATTTTATCTTTGTGCCCTGCCCTGTCGAATCGTTTTATAAAATAAGTAAGCGACTTGTCTTTTGACCAGATCAATCCATGTAAAGGTACCGCAATACCGGCTGATTGTGCCATTCGCATGGTTACATCTTCATTTTCCGGGAACTGTGGAAAGAGATGATGTTGTGGCTTAAGTATGTATTTTCCACCGTTGTCAGCCAAATCAAATTTGCCCTCCCTGATATTTAATACCGCACTAAGCTTGGGCTGCACGCCTTGAATCGATAATTTTACAGCCCTTGCCATCGCCTCTGCTCTTTGTTCCTCAGCTGTATAGGCAAGCAATTCAAGACTGACCAGGTTTTGTGACAATAATTTCAATCCTTTTTCACTGTAAAGGGATTTTTCGCAAGGCTCATAAGTGATGGAACATCGGTTCATCCGGCTATTTCTTTAACAGTGACGGCTCCGACCATGTCGTTTCCAACCAGCATCAATTGCGAAAAAAGATCATTCCGGTCAACTTTTCCCTGCTTTAAAAGTCCCTCCAATTGATAACCTTCAGGCAAAAGGCCATCAAAAAACGGTGGAAAATGGTCGAAAGAGTATATTTTCTGACTGACAGGCATAGTAAGTGACACCGGCAATCCTGTATATCCCTCGTTGTATTCAAAGCGGTATTCTGTTCCAAATATCATTTCAGTCAAGTGGCCTGCCTCTTCACCGCAAATAAAGACTTTAGCTGTTCTCATCGCTATTCAGAAATTTATGCATTAACTGACTTTGTAGTTGAACTTTTATATTTAAGACCCTGAGGATTTTTCGCAATGTATCAAGTTGTACAGTTTCCTTTCCTTTTTCAAGGTTAAAAACAACTGTCTTGCCAACCCCTGCCATTTCAGCTAACTGAAGCTGACTGAGGCCTGCCACCTTGCGATGCTTCCTGATTATTCCTGATAACGTTTTCGGAGTCAACATATTTTCCCGTTTTAGCGGCAAATATAAGGCAATTACTTTAATAAGTCAAGATATTTTTATTATTTTACCACTATATCAGTAATATTCATAAAAAGTTCCTTAATTACCTTATAATAAATGGAGTTATTTGAGAAATTACCGCCTTAGCAGTATTTATTATTAATTTGATACAGAGGGAAAGTTTTTAATGCGGCTGAAATGGCTCCACGTATTTACTTACGTCAAAATCAACCTCCTGTCCTTCGGAATTCCGGTGAACCTGAGAAAAGATATTCGGATTGTTCTTTTTATGGTATCCTTTGTTGAGGGCAAAATAAAACAGGGTTTGCTCAAGACCAATCGTCACATTCGGCCATGCACGTTTGAGAACGGACATCTTGCCGTAAATGTCATGCTTAATATAATTGAACCGGTCGAGCAATAATTCAGGCGTCATGTTCACCGGGGAAACAATCACCTTCGTGGCGTCAAATTTGCTCCAGTTATCGGTAAGAATCCTTCCTTCACTTTTCAATTTTTTAAAGACTTCTGTACCGGGATATGGCGTCATCACACAAGCCTGAAAAAATGCCGCCCTGGATTTTACAAGGAACTCATGGCCCAGGTCAAACACTTCATCCGTATCGGAGTCAAGGCCAAAAATAAGGGAAGCCATGGTTAAAATTCCGTTATGCTGCAGCTTTTTGACAGCAAGAACGTTATCCTCAATGGTTTTTAATGTTTTCCTGTATTGGTTTATGCCACTTTCTCCCATCGATTCAAACCCGATAAGCAGTGCTTTGCACCCGGACTTTTGCGCCAGCTTCATCAGTTCTTCATCTTTAGCAACATTTATCGAAGCCTGGCCGACCCAGCCTTTTTTCAGATGGATCATTTCCGTAAATAACTTCTTCGCAAATACCTTGTCGAAGGTAATATTATCGTCCAGGAAGAACAGGTAATGCTCCGGGCAGGACTCAGCCTCCTGAATGATATTCCTTATCGTTTTGTGCCGCTGTCTTGTGCCAAAAAATCTTGAAACCGAACAAAAATCACAATTATAAGGGCAACCTCGGGTGGTTTCAATCGGGGCCACGGATAGTTTTCCCGATGAGCACTTAATGAGATCGCGGCGTGGAAAGACATGTTTTTGAAGATCAGGTGGCTTATCAAGCTTGTAGAATTTCCTCAGCTTATGCTTTTCTGCATCTGCCAGCACTTCTTCCCACAACCCTTCTTCTGCTTCTCCTATGACTACCGCATCGCCATATTGAATAGCTTCTTCGGGAAGGCTGGTTGCATGAATACCACCAAAAACGACGATTTTATCTCTTTCTCTGAACTCATTGGCAATCTGATATCCCCTGATGCAGGTCTGGGTCATCAAGGTAATCCCTATAAGATCGTAATCACCTTCATAATTAATTTTGCTGCCATACACCTCCTCACAGATTTCAACCTCGTGCTGAAGAGGGGTCATGCCTGCAATAAGAGCAAGCGTAAGTTGTGGAATGTCCATAGTATTTGGACGTTGCTCTTCTTCAAAGCAAGGCGCAACAAGGAGAATCTTCACTAATAACTAGTTAAATAAGTAAATTATAAAAGTAATAGTTTTTTCACTTATGTCCTTAAAAAACGCAAAGGTATTCAAAAAACATCTACTGGCAGAAACGACAGTGTTTGTCTATAATGTCCTCCATTTTAATAATAATCACCCGATTTTTTGAGGCGCAGGGGGATTTTTCGCAACAAAATACCATCACTTGCAGACCACCAACGCCATTAAAGGCTTAAGTAAGAAAAATATTGAAGCCAATAGGATATTTGGATTAAAACTGATAATTTTAATGCCAGAAAGGATTAGAAAAGATAAATGAGTATGATAAAAAATTGGGTGAGAATGAAAAAACTATATGCATTAGTTTTTGTGATTACTGTTCTATGCTTGACCTTTTCATGTGTTCAGCAGAACAAGGAATCCAACAAATCAGAAAAGAATGTTACAGTTAGTACAAGTGAGCAAGTTTTAATCCAAACATCAGATGATGCAATTAGGGAATTAATAAATGGAAACAAACGATTTGTTGAAAGTAAGTTGACAAATACCAACTACAAAGAACAGATAGAAAAAACAAAAAAAGGTCAAAAGCCACATTCTGTAATTCTATCTTGTATGGATTCCAGGGTGCCGCCTGAAATTATTTTTGACCAGGGAATTGGAAATATTTTTGTCATCCGCATTGCTGGCAATATTGAAGATGAAAACATCCTTGGCAGCATGGAATATGCAGTTGAACATTCAGGCTCCAAACTTATTGTTGTTATGGGGCACAGTCATTGCGGTGCAGTAACTGGAGCGGTTCAAAATATTAAACTTGGTAATTTAACTCAATTAGTAGATCAAATAAAACCTGCTATTAAGTCTGACCCAAACAACCCTAATATTATAGACGAGACAGCAAAAAATAGCGTAATAATTACGATTAATGATATCTTGAATAGAAGTAGTATTATTCGGGAGTTGGTTAGTGATAAAAAAGTAGCTATTGTCGGAGCGTTTTATGATATTGAAACAGGAGCCGTGACTTTTATGGAAAAACTATAGAAAGAGAATATTGATTGGATTAATCAAAACCAACCAATGGACATCATATTATTTTAACGGGTTGAGGTTGGCATGGCTGATCCATTTCCAGTCATCATTTGTATTAATCCAAACACTCATTCTCGGACATGGTTCTTTTGTCAATACCTTACCATCGATGGTTTCGGTTACGGTAGCCATATAAGTTACTACCACAATATTTTCATGCTGGCTTACTTCAAAATTCGTTAGTTGGTATTCACCCAGATTGAGGTTTTTAAGTAGCGCCAGTTCCTGTTCTTTGTTTCGGGCACCATCCTGGTGCACAGACTGAAAGCTATTGGACATTTTTTCGGCAATTGCTTCAATATTGACTGTCTTGAAGTCCGCCCATAACTTTTGTTCCAGCTGTTTCCCGTCTACACTGGCAATGGCTTTTTTAGTTGTAACGGTATTAGCTGGCTCTTTTTGGGCGGATTGGGTGCAGGCAACGATAACGACTGCCAAAATCAAAACTGTAATTACTTTTTTCATAATAATTAATTTAAAGGGATTTATGTAGGACAAAAATAATAAGAGTCCATGACTTAATCAACTGTTTGTTTTAAATAATCTGATATGTCATTTGATCAGGCTCTCGATCTCAGAGGTTAGCTTACGATGGCTTCGGTTCCGGGTATCATATCATGGCGGGCTACTCAAATAATCCTGCATTGCCTTCTTTTTATTAATTTTAACACTTTGACAAAAGTGGATCTGCGCACGGCGCTTTATCATCTCGGCGAGATCATGGAAGAAATAACACCAATGGGTTTGCACAAATGTCAGCGTTCATTGGAAGAAAAAGGCAGAAACAACAAATAAATGAGTATTAACCTTTAAAATCGAGTAATTGTGAAAAAGAAAAACAGAACCTGGATTTACCCATTAATAGCAATGGGATTTGCAGTCATGTTTAACAATGGCTGCAAGAAGGGCGATAGCCTGGATATTATGCCAACTGCATATTCCGGCACATCGGTTACAAAAGCTGCAAAACTTTTGAGGTTCTTTACCATGTCCGACATCCATCTCTGTGATAAAGAAACGCCTACTCAGAGCATTTTTGCTGGCTACCATAACGGGAATATTTCATGTTATTCAGCAACTATGCTATTGACAACTCAGGTTCTCAACGCAGCAGTGAAGACGATAAACGTCCTTCACAAACAAAATCTGTTTGATTTTGGCATCTCTCAGGGCGATGATTGCAACAACACCCAATACAATGAACTAAGATGGTTTATCGATGTTCTTGATGGCAAGAATATAAACCCCGATTCCGGTATTAAAGATGATCCTATCCCCGGACCTGATAATGATTATCAGGACGAATATCAGGCGGAAGGACTTGATAAGTCGATTCCCTGGTATCAGGCTATCGGCAACCACGATCATTTCTTTATGGGTGCATACCCTGCGAACGATTACATTCGACAGAGTTATACCGGGATGGATATCATCAATCTAGACAATCCACCGACCGGCAGCTTAAATGGCAGAGGTTTTTACATGGGATCAAT comes from the Bacteroidales bacterium genome and includes:
- a CDS encoding SPOR domain-containing protein, producing the protein MFRNSLLIFIMVLFSGGSTIGQVPDICLTKEEYRLYSMINDYRSKKGLDIIPVSKSLCYVAKIHARDLFVNRPDTSFCSLNSWSDKGQWTACCHSRYTPNPSCIVNKPAELTKYTGEGHELSYWDSEQLHPDTVFNFWLSIDQAREVLLNQKKWSYFNWKALGVGLYKGYACVWVGEVVDTEPEPTLCASAPGSDNLALPVKESPKDVVSSPTGRYCIIFGSFKTPQDALKMVAKYKNDGFYQAKVIVNNDTYRVSLSDHATQQEALNARKMMGNEFKEAWVTKY
- the sucD gene encoding succinate--CoA ligase subunit alpha is translated as MSVLVNKHSRVLVQGFTGKEGTFHASQMIEYGTNIIGGVTPGKGGTFHLEKPVFDTVSEAAEKEGANVSVIFVPPSFAADAIMEAADAGIKVIVCITEGIPVKDMIMVKDYLQCRNSRLVGPNCPGIITPGEAKVGIMPGFIHTPGPIGIVSRSGTLTYEAVDQLTKIGLGQSTAIGIGGDPIIGTTILDAVRLFTKDPATEGIVMIGEIGGTMEAEAAYWLKENGTKPVVAFIAGATAPKGRTMGHAGAIIGGKEDTAQAKKVILRECGIHVVDSPADIGRKMKEVLRFKFGNSLKESPT
- the mnmE gene encoding tRNA uridine-5-carboxymethylaminomethyl(34) synthesis GTPase MnmE, producing MIYPVRQETICAIATPPGQGAIAIIRLSGPDALRICEDIFSPKKKDTKITEAATHTIHFGTIVKDQELLDEVLVSVFREPHSYTGENAVEISCHGSSYIQQKIVELLISKGSRHAKPGEFTLRAFLSGKFDLSQAEAVADLIAASSRSAHDLALQQMRGGFSKKISELRARLLDFASLIELELDFSQEEVEFADRKALVKLLNEIKEEITRLVSSFSYGNVLKSGIPVAIIGKPNVGKSTLLNAILNEERAIVSEIPGTTRDTIEDTIVIHNYGFRFIDTAGLRHSVDQIESQGIERTYEKISQAKIVLYVFDVCQTACTDIREELESMGAWGHGGLEAGKRERGEGEFPANWELGTANRKKFILVGNKADLLEETPIGLKEFLEMECIFISAKRKENINMILERLVEVVSEMEVKDNAVVSNVRHYEALNSALKSVEAVLEGLSGGLSSDLVTVDLRTALYHLGEITGEITTDEILGNIFGKFCIGK
- a CDS encoding HipA domain-containing protein, whose protein sequence is MNRCSITYEPCEKSLYSEKGLKLLSQNLVSLELLAYTAEEQRAEAMARAVKLSIQGVQPKLSAVLNIREGKFDLADNGGKYILKPQHHLFPQFPENEDVTMRMAQSAGIAVPLHGLIWSKDKSLTYFIKRFDRAGHKDKIPVEDLAQLASLTRDTKYNSSMEKLVLLLDMYCTFPLIEMAKLFRLVLFNFLVGNEDMHLKNYSVIRMGDKTELSPAYDLLNTTIVLKGGTEEIALSLAGKKRNLTRKDLVDYFGKERCGLTGKVIESSLQALSHAKEKWYSLLDACFLTKEFKEKYKVLLDKRIKLLEL
- a CDS encoding HipA N-terminal domain-containing protein, whose translation is MRTAKVFICGEEAGHLTEMIFGTEYRFEYNEGYTGLPVSLTMPVSQKIYSFDHFPPFFDGLLPEGYQLEGLLKQGKVDRNDLFSQLMLVGNDMVGAVTVKEIAG
- a CDS encoding helix-turn-helix domain-containing protein; translation: MLTPKTLSGIIRKHRKVAGLSQLQLAEMAGVGKTVVFNLEKGKETVQLDTLRKILRVLNIKVQLQSQLMHKFLNSDENS
- a CDS encoding B12-binding domain-containing radical SAM protein is translated as MKILLVAPCFEEEQRPNTMDIPQLTLALIAGMTPLQHEVEICEEVYGSKINYEGDYDLIGITLMTQTCIRGYQIANEFRERDKIVVFGGIHATSLPEEAIQYGDAVVIGEAEEGLWEEVLADAEKHKLRKFYKLDKPPDLQKHVFPRRDLIKCSSGKLSVAPIETTRGCPYNCDFCSVSRFFGTRQRHKTIRNIIQEAESCPEHYLFFLDDNITFDKVFAKKLFTEMIHLKKGWVGQASINVAKDEELMKLAQKSGCKALLIGFESMGESGINQYRKTLKTIEDNVLAVKKLQHNGILTMASLIFGLDSDTDEVFDLGHEFLVKSRAAFFQACVMTPYPGTEVFKKLKSEGRILTDNWSKFDATKVIVSPVNMTPELLLDRFNYIKHDIYGKMSVLKRAWPNVTIGLEQTLFYFALNKGYHKKNNPNIFSQVHRNSEGQEVDFDVSKYVEPFQPH
- a CDS encoding carbonic anhydrase, whose protein sequence is MKKLYALVFVITVLCLTFSCVQQNKESNKSEKNVTVSTSEQVLIQTSDDAIRELINGNKRFVESKLTNTNYKEQIEKTKKGQKPHSVILSCMDSRVPPEIIFDQGIGNIFVIRIAGNIEDENILGSMEYAVEHSGSKLIVVMGHSHCGAVTGAVQNIKLGNLTQLVDQIKPAIKSDPNNPNIIDETAKNSVIITINDILNRSSIIRELVSDKKVAIVGAFYDIETGAVTFMEKL
- a CDS encoding nuclear transport factor 2 family protein codes for the protein MKKVITVLILAVVIVACTQSAQKEPANTVTTKKAIASVDGKQLEQKLWADFKTVNIEAIAEKMSNSFQSVHQDGARNKEQELALLKNLNLGEYQLTNFEVSQHENIVVVTYMATVTETIDGKVLTKEPCPRMSVWINTNDDWKWISHANLNPLK